One window of Medicago truncatula cultivar Jemalong A17 chromosome 2, MtrunA17r5.0-ANR, whole genome shotgun sequence genomic DNA carries:
- the LOC25487281 gene encoding junctophilin-1, which yields MFLLLWILEYLYLFLVDNARFKEKYFSNGDVYIGFVKGKRRHGKGKYTWSNGTIYEGDWVDGKRTGKGRIIYPSGASYEGEFFRNSRHGHGTLKKSDGGIYVGNFESDLFHGKGKYTWSHGTIYDGDWVDGRRTGKGQMIYLSGTSFEGQFFRNSRHGQGTLTISNGQVYIGNFKSNLFHGKGKYTWPDGEIYEGDWIDGRKTGKARIICPSGSTFEGEFSRNSRHGHGTLKKSNGDIYIGNFESDLFHGKGKYTWLDGTIYEGDWVEGRRIGKGRIIYPSGASLEGEFSRNSFHGHGTHTKSNGEVYIGNFKSDFYHGKGKYTWSDGTVYEGDWVDGGRTGKGRIIYPSGSIFKGEFSKNSRHGHGTLKKSDGDIYIGNFESDLFHGKGNYTWSDGTVYEGDWVDGRRTGKGRIIYPSGASFEGEFSRNSFHGHGTHTKSNGEVYVGNFKSGFSHGKGKYIWSDGTIYKGDWVDGKSTGKGLIIYPSGASFEGEFSRSSHRGHNTLTKSNEDVYIDSTESNLFHSQGK from the exons ATGTTTCTTCTGTTATGGATTTTAGAATATCTTTACTTGTTCCTAGTGGACAATGCAAG GTTTAAAGAGAAGTATTTTTCAAATGGGGATGTCTACATTGGTTTTGTCAAGGGAAAACGTAGGCATGGCAAGGGAAAGTACACATGGTCAAATGGAACAATATATGAGGGTGATTGGGTTGATGGAAAAAGGACAGGGAAAGGGCGGATCATATATCCATCAGGAGCAAGTTATGAGGGTGAATTCTTTAGGAATTCCCGTCATGGTCACGGCACTCTTAAAAAATCTGATGGGGGTATCTACGTTGGTAACTTCGAGAGTGATCTTTTCCATGGCAAGGGAAAGTACACATGGTCACATGGAACAATATACGATGGTGATTGGGTTGATGGAAGAAGGACAGGGAAAGGGCAAATGATATATCTATCAGGAACAAGTTTTGAGGGTCAATTCTTTAGGAATTCCCGTCATGGTCAAGGCACCCTTACCATATCCAATGGCCAAGTCTACATTGGTAACTTCAAGAGTAATCTTTTCCATGGCAAGGGAAAGTACACATGGCCAGATGGAGAAATATACGAGGGTGATTGGATTGATGGAAGAAAGACTGGGAAAGCTCGGATCATATGTCCATCAGGATCAACTTTTGAGGGTGAATTCTCCAGGAATTCCCGTCATGGTCACGGCACCCTTAAAAAATCTAATGGGGATATCTACATTGGTAACTTCGAGAGTGATCTTTTCCATGGCAAAGGAAAGTACACATGGTTAGATGGAACAATATACGAGGGTGATTGGGTTGAAGGAAGAAGGATAGGGAAAGGACGGATAATATATCCATCAGGAGCAAGTTTGGAGGGTGAATTCTCTAGGAATTCCTTTCATGGTCACGGAACTCATACAAAATCAAACGGGGAAGTCTACATTGGTAACTTCAAGAGCGATTTTTACCATGGCAAGGGAAAGTACACATGGTCAGATGGAACGGTATACGAGGGTGATTGGGTTGATGGAGGAAGAACAGGGAAAGGTCGGATCATATATCCATCAGGATCAATTTTTAAGGGTGAATTCTCCAAGAATTCCCGTCATGGTCACGGCACCCTTAAAAAATCTGATGGGGATATCTACATTGGTAACTTTGAGAGTGATCTTTTCCATGGCAAGGGAAATTACACATGGTCAGATGGAACGGTATACGAGGGTGATTGGGTTGATGGAAGAAGGACAGGGAAAGGACGGATAATATATCCATCAGGAGCAAGTTTTGAGGGTGAATTCTCTAGGAATTCCTTTCATGGTCACGGAACTCATACAAAATCAAACGGGGAAGTCTACGTTGGTAACTTCAAGAGCGGTTTTTCCCATGGCAAGGGAAAGTACATATGGTCAGATGGAACAATATACAAGGGTGATTGGGTTGATGGAAAAAGTACAGGGAAAGGACTGATCATATATCCATCAGGAGCAAGTTTTGAGGGTGAATTCTCTAGGAGTTCCCATCGTGGTCACAACACCCTTACAAAATCCAATGAGGATGTCTACATTGATAGCACCGAGAGTAATCTTTTCCATTCGCAGGGAAAGTAA